From Nitrospirota bacterium, the proteins below share one genomic window:
- a CDS encoding transketolase family protein — translation MGERIATRDAYGDALLELGKKRKEVVVLDADLSGSTKTAKFAKVFPERFFNIGISEQDLIGTAGGLSLAGKLPFASTFAVFETGRAWEQIRQTISYSSLNVKLVATHSGITVAEDGASHQAIEDIALMRVLPNMTVIVSADGIETKQVIAAIADFYGPVYVRLGRSKVPVVMPDDYKFTIGKAHKFHIGKDANIIAAGIMVSVSLDAMELLKKEGIDAGVINMPTVKPLDNDAVIEAARASGLIVTAEEHSVIGGLGGAVCEFLAENYPVPVKRIGIKDTFGCSGPSDELMKLYGLTAEDIVRTVKQGLKR, via the coding sequence ATGGGTGAAAGAATAGCTACAAGGGATGCATACGGAGATGCGCTTCTTGAACTTGGCAAAAAAAGGAAAGAGGTTGTCGTGCTTGACGCAGACCTCTCAGGCTCTACAAAGACAGCAAAATTTGCAAAGGTTTTCCCTGAGAGATTTTTTAATATCGGAATTTCCGAGCAGGATTTAATCGGCACAGCAGGCGGCCTTTCGCTTGCAGGCAAGCTGCCCTTTGCTTCTACATTCGCTGTTTTTGAGACAGGGAGGGCGTGGGAGCAGATAAGGCAGACAATCTCTTATTCAAGCCTGAATGTGAAACTCGTTGCAACTCACAGCGGGATTACCGTTGCCGAGGACGGCGCATCGCATCAGGCCATAGAAGACATTGCCCTCATGAGAGTCCTTCCCAACATGACCGTGATTGTGTCTGCGGACGGTATAGAGACAAAACAGGTCATTGCGGCAATAGCTGATTTTTACGGGCCTGTTTATGTCAGGCTTGGAAGGTCCAAGGTGCCTGTGGTTATGCCTGATGACTATAAATTCACAATAGGCAAGGCGCATAAATTCCATATAGGAAAAGATGCAAATATAATTGCGGCAGGCATAATGGTTTCTGTTTCGCTTGATGCAATGGAGCTGCTGAAAAAAGAGGGGATTGATGCAGGCGTGATAAATATGCCCACTGTCAAGCCGTTGGACAATGATGCGGTTATTGAGGCTGCGAGGGCGTCAGGATTAATTGTAACGGCAGAGGAGCATTCTGTTATAGGCGGGCTCGGCGGAGCGGTGTGTGAATTCCTCGCTGAGAATTATCCGGTGCCTGTAAAAAGAATCGGGATTAAGGACACTTTCGGCTGTTCCGGGCCTTCTGATGAACTGATGAAATTATACGGGTTGACAGCAGAGGATATTGTAAGGACTGTTAAACAGGGATTGAAGAGATAA
- a CDS encoding GGDEF domain-containing protein, whose translation MQELDEIKVKWAYPLKKKILLGLMGFLTLSIMAAMVFIVLTVRTSLINDSKIKAQELADAIKSNLRSLMLMRNPYVMQDTFDNIGKNADSIVKAFILDRTGRIAFSTDRTEIGKVLDRHGEKSCQGCHQKADAAPSENAIITMSNGIKVHRNVKVLYNEEACYGCHSKSDRINGKLIIDHSLKHTYSLITSIELIVFGSGIACLVFLIPFLSRKIDKYIVEIISQNDELTLLYTMVNRLSKTIDLEELKHIVAGILANTLGADEVDIILPKDNKGYRVFTLMAGKDKIMRKKVNRNDPMLLVINDWLNSGFDRENISEDGKQVYMPIAKGDTPLALIGVRKIDGTFDPRRFRLIRAISGHIAIAFENARLYHIAITDELTHLYTPRHFRYCIDREFSYFEKYGEKITLLMLDIDDFKKINDTYGHTVGNSALKGVAQCILSSIRDNDLAFRYGGEEFTVFLPSTDAGGGRIAAERIRKNIENSVFEKGTHNLKVTISIGVSTCPDNAHTAKDLILTADKALYKAKETGKNKVIVSSEE comes from the coding sequence ATGCAGGAATTAGACGAGATAAAAGTGAAGTGGGCATACCCTTTAAAGAAAAAAATCCTTTTAGGGCTCATGGGGTTTTTGACGCTCTCCATTATGGCGGCAATGGTTTTTATTGTCTTGACGGTCAGAACCAGCCTGATTAATGACAGCAAGATTAAGGCACAGGAACTGGCTGATGCAATAAAATCGAATCTGCGAAGTCTTATGCTAATGCGAAACCCCTATGTAATGCAGGACACCTTTGACAATATAGGGAAGAATGCCGACTCAATAGTAAAGGCTTTTATCCTGGACAGGACAGGCAGGATTGCCTTTTCTACTGATAGAACTGAGATAGGAAAAGTCCTGGACAGACATGGTGAAAAGTCCTGTCAGGGCTGTCATCAAAAGGCAGATGCAGCGCCGTCAGAAAACGCCATAATTACAATGAGCAACGGTATTAAGGTGCATAGAAATGTAAAGGTCCTATACAATGAAGAGGCCTGTTATGGGTGTCATTCAAAATCAGACCGTATAAACGGGAAACTTATAATTGACCACTCCCTGAAACACACATATTCGCTTATTACATCAATAGAATTAATTGTCTTTGGTTCAGGAATAGCCTGCCTTGTTTTTCTTATTCCATTTTTGTCGAGGAAGATTGATAAATACATTGTTGAAATAATTAGTCAGAACGACGAACTCACATTGCTTTACACAATGGTAAACCGTCTTAGCAAAACTATAGATTTAGAAGAGTTAAAACATATAGTTGCTGGTATTCTCGCAAATACGCTTGGTGCGGATGAGGTTGATATAATACTCCCTAAGGACAACAAGGGATACAGGGTCTTTACCCTGATGGCAGGTAAAGACAAAATAATGCGTAAAAAGGTCAACAGAAATGACCCGATGCTATTGGTTATAAACGATTGGCTCAATAGTGGCTTTGACAGAGAAAATATCTCTGAAGACGGAAAACAGGTATATATGCCTATTGCAAAGGGGGATACCCCTCTTGCACTTATTGGCGTTAGAAAGATAGATGGAACATTTGACCCCCGGAGGTTCAGGCTTATCAGGGCAATAAGCGGTCATATAGCGATTGCCTTTGAAAATGCCCGGCTCTATCACATTGCAATAACCGATGAACTGACGCATCTTTATACACCGAGACATTTCAGATACTGTATTGACAGGGAGTTTTCATACTTTGAAAAGTATGGCGAGAAGATTACCCTCTTAATGCTGGATATAGATGATTTCAAAAAAATTAACGATACCTACGGGCATACTGTTGGTAATTCTGCGCTTAAAGGGGTTGCTCAATGTATACTGTCTTCTATAAGAGATAATGACCTCGCCTTCCGTTATGGAGGTGAAGAATTCACTGTGTTTCTCCCATCAACTGATGCCGGCGGGGGAAGGATTGCAGCAGAGAGAATAAGGAAAAATATTGAAAACTCTGTTTTTGAAAAAGGGACACATAATTTGAAGGTTACAATAAGCATAGGTGTCTCAACCTGCCCTGACAATGCGCATACCGCAAAAGACCTTATACTCACAGCAGATAAGGCGCTCTATAAGGCAAAAGAGACAGGGAAGAATAAGGTTATCGTGAGTAGTGAGGAATGA
- a CDS encoding transketolase: protein MSQVSASKDIAFLKEQAKAVRIEILKMLAEAGSGHTGGSLSAADIATALYFSKMRHNPKDPAWEERDRFILSKGHAAPLLYAVLALSGYFDKSLLNTLRKIGSPLQGHPCSKLLPGVEISTGSLGQGLSIANGIAMGLKMDGMNSRVYCILGDGETQEGQVWEAAMTAAHYRLDNVCAIIDNNGLQIDGHCCDVMALEPIAEKWSAFGWHVIDIDGHDMKAILGALDEAEGIKGKPAMIVARTVKGKGVSFFEGKVQYHGMAPTSEELERALKELE, encoded by the coding sequence ATGAGTCAGGTTTCTGCCTCAAAAGATATCGCATTTCTGAAAGAACAGGCAAAGGCAGTAAGGATTGAAATCCTGAAGATGCTTGCGGAGGCAGGCTCAGGCCATACAGGCGGCTCTTTGTCAGCAGCCGATATAGCAACCGCGCTGTATTTTTCCAAGATGAGGCATAATCCCAAAGACCCTGCGTGGGAGGAGAGGGACAGATTTATACTCTCAAAAGGCCATGCGGCGCCTCTGTTATATGCGGTTCTTGCCCTTTCAGGATATTTTGATAAGTCACTGCTGAATACATTGCGCAAGATCGGAAGCCCCCTGCAGGGGCATCCATGTTCAAAACTGCTTCCGGGCGTAGAAATATCAACGGGTTCGTTAGGACAGGGGCTGTCCATTGCGAACGGGATTGCAATGGGACTGAAAATGGACGGCATGAATTCACGTGTTTACTGTATTTTAGGAGACGGAGAAACTCAAGAAGGACAGGTGTGGGAGGCAGCGATGACAGCAGCCCATTACCGGCTTGATAACGTGTGCGCAATCATAGATAACAATGGCCTTCAGATAGACGGGCATTGCTGCGATGTAATGGCGCTTGAACCCATTGCAGAAAAATGGAGTGCCTTCGGATGGCATGTAATTGACATTGATGGGCATGACATGAAGGCTATTCTTGGCGCTCTCGATGAGGCTGAGGGAATAAAAGGGAAGCCTGCAATGATAGTTGCAAGGACGGTAAAGGGAAAAGGAGTCTCCTTTTTTGAAGGAAAGGTGCAGTATCATGGCATGGCTCCCACTTCAGAGGAATTGGAAAGGGCGTTAAAGGAGTTAGAATAA
- a CDS encoding ribonuclease H-like domain-containing protein: MSRIIFDIETSGKDFDSLDKRTKEYLLSWAETEDDIKDVKESLSFYPLTGEVITIGILNPDTDKGAVYFQSPETQTAPFEENGIKFETGTEKEILEKFWNTVKSYREIITFNGRGFDCPFILIRSAVHKIKPTKDLMPNRYNGAHIDLLDQLTFYGASRRRFSLDMWCKTFGIKSPKEEGITGYDIKNLFSDKRYLDIARYCLGDIKATKELLGYWENYIKFGV; encoded by the coding sequence ATGTCCCGCATAATTTTTGACATAGAGACAAGCGGCAAAGACTTTGATTCCCTTGACAAGAGAACGAAGGAATACCTGCTTAGCTGGGCAGAGACAGAAGATGATATCAAGGATGTCAAGGAAAGCCTTTCATTCTATCCCTTAACAGGCGAAGTCATCACCATAGGCATTCTTAACCCTGATACAGACAAAGGCGCGGTATATTTCCAGTCGCCTGAAACACAAACCGCTCCTTTTGAAGAGAACGGGATAAAATTTGAAACAGGCACAGAAAAAGAAATTCTTGAAAAATTCTGGAATACGGTTAAAAGCTATAGAGAGATAATCACATTCAACGGAAGGGGCTTTGACTGCCCCTTCATTCTAATCCGTTCCGCTGTCCACAAGATAAAACCCACAAAAGACCTTATGCCCAACAGGTATAACGGCGCTCACATAGACCTCCTGGACCAGCTTACATTTTACGGAGCGTCAAGGCGCAGGTTCAGCCTTGATATGTGGTGCAAGACATTCGGCATTAAAAGCCCGAAAGAAGAAGGCATAACAGGATATGATATTAAAAATCTTTTTTCTGATAAGAGATATCTTGATATTGCAAGGTACTGCCTCGGAGATATTAAGGCAACAAAGGAACTGCTTGGTTACTGGGAAAACTACATAAAATTCGGAGTATAA
- the ftsE gene encoding cell division ATP-binding protein FtsE, which produces MIHFSNVTKLYEKQAALKNITFSIEKGEMVFMTGPSGAGKSTLLKIIYFSEKPDEGSVTIAEWDLSKLKESSIPFLRRNIGVVFQDFRLLDNRNVFDNVAIALRIRGMLDSAIQDRVMETLKMVNLRHKADSFPRALSGGEQQRVVIARAIVGEPTILLADEPTGNVDPDTAAGITRLFKGVNARGTTVVIATHNRELYRNTGRRVFRIDNGNIVGEEIG; this is translated from the coding sequence ATGATACATTTTTCCAATGTCACTAAGCTTTATGAAAAGCAGGCGGCTCTTAAGAACATAACCTTTTCCATAGAAAAAGGCGAAATGGTTTTTATGACAGGGCCGAGCGGCGCAGGGAAATCCACGCTCCTTAAGATTATCTATTTTTCGGAAAAACCTGATGAGGGCAGCGTAACCATAGCGGAATGGGATTTAAGCAAGCTTAAGGAATCAAGCATTCCGTTTTTAAGGAGAAACATAGGGGTGGTTTTTCAGGACTTCCGGCTTCTTGACAACAGGAATGTCTTTGACAATGTTGCCATAGCCTTGCGCATACGGGGCATGCTGGACAGCGCGATACAGGACCGGGTGATGGAAACACTGAAGATGGTAAATTTAAGGCATAAGGCAGACAGTTTTCCGCGGGCTCTTTCAGGCGGAGAACAGCAGAGAGTGGTTATTGCGCGCGCAATTGTCGGAGAGCCGACAATCCTGCTTGCTGATGAGCCGACAGGCAACGTTGACCCTGACACTGCGGCAGGAATTACGCGCTTGTTTAAAGGTGTAAACGCAAGGGGAACTACAGTTGTTATCGCTACACATAACAGGGAACTTTACAGGAATACAGGGCGGAGAGTGTTCAGGATTGACAACGGTAATATAGTCGGAGAGGAGATAGGATAA
- a CDS encoding ABC transporter permease, giving the protein MYLLYSLRLAIQSLWREKWINLLSVLTIAAGLFMITLTFFVVYNIDLATKRLPARFSVMLYLNDGLSEQETESIIAQLKKNNAVEQARYIAKDKALEELKGVLKNADYILEGIDENPLPASIEIKLKKESVNIASVKKVAAEIKKIKGIAEVEYGEQFLNSIHSIKGMAKAGSLSLIIIMSAGVIFVCYSTIKIAFYRRKEEIETFKLLGATRGFIRAPFVIEGSVLGMFGGIASMAAAFVFYYVLFYKVTAAIPILKILVFPIETFPALPVAGLLLGIGGAVIALGRIRFS; this is encoded by the coding sequence ATGTATCTTTTATATTCGTTAAGACTTGCCATCCAGAGCTTATGGCGTGAAAAGTGGATAAACCTCCTCTCAGTGCTGACAATCGCGGCAGGGCTGTTTATGATCACACTCACATTTTTTGTTGTTTATAACATAGACCTGGCAACAAAAAGACTTCCGGCAAGGTTCTCCGTAATGCTTTACCTGAATGACGGGCTGTCAGAACAGGAAACAGAAAGCATAATTGCACAACTGAAAAAGAATAATGCCGTTGAACAGGCAAGATATATAGCAAAGGATAAGGCGCTGGAGGAATTAAAAGGCGTTTTAAAGAATGCAGATTATATTCTTGAGGGCATTGACGAAAACCCTCTCCCTGCATCAATTGAGATTAAGCTTAAGAAAGAATCCGTCAATATCGCAAGCGTTAAGAAGGTTGCCGCAGAGATTAAAAAAATAAAAGGCATTGCAGAGGTGGAGTACGGAGAACAATTCCTTAATTCCATCCACTCTATCAAAGGAATGGCAAAGGCAGGCAGTTTATCTCTTATTATCATAATGTCGGCAGGAGTGATTTTTGTATGTTACAGCACCATAAAGATTGCGTTTTACAGGAGAAAAGAAGAGATAGAAACATTTAAACTTCTTGGCGCAACCAGGGGATTCATACGGGCGCCTTTTGTTATAGAGGGGAGCGTGCTCGGGATGTTCGGCGGGATTGCAAGCATGGCAGCCGCGTTCGTATTTTACTATGTGCTGTTTTATAAGGTTACCGCTGCTATCCCAATACTGAAAATCCTTGTATTCCCTATTGAAACTTTCCCGGCCCTTCCTGTTGCCGGATTGCTGTTAGGCATAGGAGGCGCTGTAATTGCGCTGGGAAGAATAAGATTCTCCTGA
- a CDS encoding peptidoglycan DD-metalloendopeptidase family protein encodes MHDTRCTIHDTRKRQALYLASCILYLASIFLFTDTASAAKDPKEEYKKLQKEIDTHKEKLEKARRMEHSVLEELDRTNKDLSQTQAELRKYIGKRKVTENEIRKVEADISVNRAKLERQAEWLKRKLRVMQKYGYSGDGVILLSTSEDIAQLMRRWRYIKELAEYDHKMLNSYKETIKNLAEQESRLKTLHAELKKSEEKIQANEKAIAEKKRGKEMLLSSVRKEKSSYEKMLKELKEASNRLMEIIRRSEEAETYAAKGFHNLKGKLEWPVKGKVIIPYGAQKDPQFNTPVFRNGIHIKAADNTSAKVVHGGKVVFADWFKGYGQLVIISHGEGYHTLYANLAEIFYKVGDIIKGQQAIGKVGESGTLNAPGLYFEVRYKGKPLDPMQWLKKR; translated from the coding sequence ATGCACGATACACGATGCACGATACATGATACACGAAAAAGACAAGCTCTCTATCTTGCATCCTGCATCTTGTATCTTGCATCAATTTTTCTATTCACTGACACTGCTTCTGCCGCCAAAGATCCCAAGGAAGAATACAAGAAGCTTCAAAAAGAAATAGATACCCACAAGGAAAAACTCGAGAAAGCCAGGAGGATGGAGCATTCGGTCCTTGAAGAACTCGACAGGACGAATAAGGACCTCAGCCAGACTCAGGCGGAGTTAAGAAAATACATTGGAAAGCGAAAGGTTACGGAAAATGAGATACGCAAGGTTGAGGCAGACATATCGGTAAACAGAGCAAAACTCGAAAGGCAGGCAGAGTGGCTTAAGAGGAAACTTCGCGTTATGCAGAAGTATGGGTATTCAGGCGATGGTGTGATTCTGCTTTCAACTTCGGAGGACATAGCTCAGTTGATGAGAAGGTGGAGGTATATTAAGGAACTGGCAGAGTACGACCATAAGATGCTGAACAGCTATAAAGAGACCATAAAAAATCTTGCAGAGCAGGAAAGCCGTTTAAAGACGCTGCACGCCGAACTGAAAAAGAGTGAGGAAAAGATACAGGCAAACGAGAAGGCAATTGCAGAAAAGAAAAGAGGCAAAGAAATGCTTCTGTCCTCTGTAAGAAAGGAAAAATCTTCTTACGAAAAAATGCTGAAGGAATTAAAAGAGGCTTCCAACAGGCTTATGGAGATAATAAGGCGTTCTGAGGAAGCTGAGACATATGCCGCAAAGGGCTTTCACAATCTGAAGGGGAAGCTGGAATGGCCTGTCAAAGGGAAGGTTATAATCCCGTACGGGGCACAGAAAGACCCTCAGTTCAACACGCCGGTATTCAGAAATGGCATACATATAAAAGCAGCTGACAATACCTCAGCAAAGGTAGTGCATGGCGGTAAAGTCGTATTTGCCGATTGGTTCAAAGGTTACGGCCAGCTTGTTATAATAAGTCATGGGGAAGGCTATCATACCCTATATGCAAATTTAGCCGAGATTTTTTATAAGGTTGGAGATATAATAAAAGGACAGCAGGCCATAGGCAAGGTCGGGGAATCAGGAACCCTGAATGCGCCGGGCCTGTATTTTGAGGTAAGATATAAGGGGAAACCGCTTGACCCTATGCAGTGGTTAAAGAAGAGATAA
- a CDS encoding S41 family peptidase, with protein sequence MKKKRFVLTWIIILTVALSGVFIGRMSIGSMRAEGEGYEYLKVFTEVLSLVKKNYVEEVTTKDLVYGAIKGMLNSLDPHSAFMPPEAYKDMQLDTKGEFGGIGIQIGLKDGVLDGVLTVIAPIEDTPAYNAGIKAGDKIIKINGESTRDMGLQDAVSKMRGLKGTSVAITIMREGWKDTKDFTIVRDVIKVKSVKSRVIENNIGYVKLSQFQERTADDLEAALSKLEKQNITSLILDLRNNPGGLLNSAVDVSSQFLPAGKVVVSIKGRSGEKGEYRTEDGKVSEQEAKKAKMFSAIPMIVLVNQGSASASEIVAGALKDWNRAVILGVQTFGKGSVQSVVPLSDGSGLRLTTARYYTPKGISIQSTGITPDIIVKLEQKNGVKEHTVVREKDLERHLKNDQLEEKQKTPEETAPIEVSEKEDIQLQRAIDLLKTWKVFKELPKAA encoded by the coding sequence ATGAAAAAGAAAAGATTTGTTTTAACATGGATAATTATTCTGACAGTTGCCTTGAGTGGCGTCTTCATAGGCAGGATGTCGATCGGGAGTATGCGCGCCGAGGGCGAAGGTTATGAATATCTTAAGGTATTCACAGAGGTGCTCTCTCTTGTGAAGAAGAATTATGTTGAAGAAGTAACGACAAAGGATTTGGTATATGGCGCAATAAAGGGAATGCTTAATTCGCTGGACCCGCACTCAGCTTTTATGCCGCCGGAGGCATATAAGGATATGCAGCTTGACACAAAAGGCGAGTTCGGCGGAATCGGTATACAGATAGGACTGAAGGATGGGGTTCTGGATGGGGTTCTGACCGTAATAGCTCCTATTGAAGATACGCCGGCTTATAATGCAGGGATAAAGGCAGGAGATAAAATAATAAAGATCAACGGAGAGTCAACAAGAGATATGGGGCTGCAGGACGCTGTCAGCAAGATGCGCGGGCTAAAAGGCACTTCCGTAGCAATTACGATTATGCGTGAGGGCTGGAAAGATACAAAAGACTTTACGATTGTGAGAGATGTAATAAAAGTGAAGAGCGTGAAATCCAGGGTCATAGAAAATAATATCGGCTATGTGAAGTTAAGCCAGTTTCAGGAACGCACTGCGGATGACCTTGAAGCCGCCCTTTCCAAGCTTGAGAAGCAGAATATAACTTCACTTATCCTGGACCTCAGAAACAATCCGGGCGGGCTTTTGAACAGCGCTGTTGATGTTTCAAGCCAGTTTCTGCCGGCAGGCAAGGTTGTTGTATCCATAAAGGGCAGGAGCGGTGAAAAAGGAGAGTATCGGACAGAAGACGGCAAGGTTTCTGAGCAGGAAGCAAAGAAGGCAAAGATGTTCAGCGCTATTCCGATGATTGTCCTTGTAAATCAGGGAAGCGCGAGCGCCTCAGAGATTGTTGCAGGAGCGCTTAAAGACTGGAACAGGGCTGTCATACTCGGGGTGCAGACTTTTGGAAAAGGCTCTGTTCAGAGCGTTGTGCCTTTAAGCGACGGCTCAGGGTTAAGGCTTACAACAGCACGCTACTATACGCCAAAAGGCATCTCTATTCAATCAACAGGAATTACGCCTGATATTATTGTGAAATTGGAACAGAAAAATGGCGTGAAAGAACATACCGTAGTAAGAGAGAAGGACCTTGAAAGGCATCTCAAGAATGACCAGCTTGAGGAAAAGCAAAAGACACCCGAAGAAACAGCGCCCATAGAGGTCAGCGAAAAAGAGGATATTCAACTCCAGAGGGCCATAGACCTTCTTAAGACCTGGAAGGTTTTTAAAGAACTGCCCAAGGCAGCATAA
- a CDS encoding dTMP kinase, with the protein MKGGKQKLKKGIFISLEGIEGTGKSTQARLLSEYLRKKGYEAALTEEPGGTPISRQIRKVLLSTKHDKMDYMAELLLYNAARIQHIKEKIIPALSKGKIVITDRFSDSTAAYQGYGRGISLKLIDSLDRIATGRMRPDFTILLDLDVKTGLMRNKHINKVDRLELEDVKFHKKVREGFLKLAAKEPKRIKLVKASKGIAEIHREIVSVVNKILG; encoded by the coding sequence ATGAAAGGCGGAAAACAGAAACTGAAAAAGGGAATTTTCATCTCTCTTGAAGGCATAGAGGGGACAGGCAAGTCCACGCAGGCAAGGCTGCTTTCTGAATATCTCAGAAAGAAAGGATACGAGGCAGCGCTTACCGAAGAGCCCGGAGGCACGCCTATCAGCAGGCAGATAAGAAAAGTCCTTCTCTCAACTAAACATGACAAAATGGATTATATGGCAGAGCTTTTGCTTTATAATGCAGCGCGGATTCAGCACATAAAAGAAAAAATTATCCCTGCACTCAGCAAAGGAAAGATTGTTATCACAGACCGTTTCAGCGATTCCACTGCTGCGTATCAGGGCTATGGCAGGGGCATAAGCCTTAAGCTGATAGACTCTCTTGACAGGATTGCAACTGGCAGAATGAGGCCGGACTTCACAATACTCCTTGACCTTGATGTGAAAACAGGACTTATGCGAAACAAGCATATCAATAAAGTGGACAGGCTTGAACTTGAGGATGTAAAGTTTCACAAAAAAGTCAGGGAAGGTTTTCTCAAGCTTGCGGCAAAAGAACCAAAGAGAATAAAATTGGTAAAAGCCTCAAAGGGCATTGCTGAGATTCACAGGGAGATTGTGAGTGTTGTAAATAAGATTTTGGGATGA